The following nucleotide sequence is from Aedes aegypti strain LVP_AGWG chromosome 3, AaegL5.0 Primary Assembly, whole genome shotgun sequence.
acCTGAAAGTTTTCACAGATAATTTTTGTTAATCTTCTGAGTAAATATAAGTTAATTCCCTGGAATAGTTTCTGATAACCTTGAAGGGAAATCCTAGTAAAACCTTTCAAGTATTTTATGGTAGAGCTTCTGGCAAAACTTAAGTATATTTTTCTGGTGTAAATTCTAGCGAAACTCCAGTGGTATTACCAGTGTTAACCCTATAAGAACTCCTtgtgaaatttcttaaaaaacttcTATCACGAATCATTACAGGTGAAATAATTAAAGAAAACTCTGGTCTGAagtctctgaagaaattactggtggaatctttataggaaaCTGTGGTCGAATCCCAAAGGTAATTCGCTATGAGATCATTGGAGTTCATCTTGGCAGAATCTAGGGAGGAACTTCTGGTGtaattttcagaggaatctctattttgaatcccagaaggaactcctagtaGAATCACTTGATAATATAATAGGGAATCTTCAAATTACAGGTGAAATTCTTATAAGAAATATCTGGTGAAATCATTACAAGCAATTTATAGGAAAAATcgctggtggaattcctgaaaacccAAGAGAATCAGTGGAGTTATTCCGCGAAAATTCCTAGGGAAATCCGGGGAAATCGCTTGAAGATTTCCAAAATtctttccttaaggaattccgggaggaatctcttgatgaattccgcgaggaatattttgagaatatccagaaggaatctcttgagtaattcAAGAGGATCAGGATAAAAcccctggtgaaattcctgataaccctcgagaatcctcagaaggattacTTAAGGATGAATTCCCTGAGGGATTTCAGAAGGCATTCCTTGATTAATTGTGGCAGaaatcccttaaggaattccggGAGAGATCTCTTAAGGAATTCAGGGAGAACTActtccctggaggaacttctgatggaatcccaacaAGAACTTCTGTTGTtatccctgtaggaatttctaattgaatccctataggaactcctgattgaaTTCCAACGAGAAATCCTGTTGAAAGACTCAggggaactcttgatggaatttctacagaaatttttgatagaaaccctggaggaattccaggtggaataacTGAAGAAAATgctaatgaaatccctgaaggaactcttcatgaaattcctttagaaacttctgaaggaatccggaggaactcctgatagaatccttgtaggaattcctaaagatatatttggaggaactccagatgaaatcattggagtcaCTATTCATGAAATCACTTGAAGAGTTCCTGATTGAATATCTTTGGGAACTCCAagtgaaatccctggatgaactgctgatgaaatccttggacgAAATTTCTGAAGATGTTCTTAGCTCCTTTaagatcctgatggaatcattggaggaactcctgatgaaatcccaagtagaattcctggagaaacattcaaaaaaattgctaaaggaaCTCCCTAGCTGAGTTCCAGGttcaatccctgaaggaactccagatagaacctttggaggaattcctgatggaatccctaggagactatctgatgaaatctccagaagagctctgatggtattcctagagaaacttccgatggaatccctagagggacTTCTGATAAAAACCCTGAAAGGAACTCCCAAACGAATCCTCCGTGGtattcatgatttaatttttaaaagcacTCCTGATAAAATGCCTGAATGAACTCGTTTTAATCCCCTAGAATTACTCctgatccctagaggaactactgatggaatttttggaggaaattttgatggagtttttggtggaatcttagaaggaattcctggcggAATGGTCACAATAACTACTGATGGAAACATTTGAAGTTcgcctgatggaatccttggaagaatcttTTAAGGAGTCCCTTGAgcagcggttttcatatcgtgctccaCAAGTGCTCCacaatagggtgcggcttatttttccgAAACCAAAAATGCATGGGCTCTAATGAATTAATTTCGCATTataagagaaacctcaaagttcgagctaaaaatattaagattaaaTGGTGGCGCAAGAGTCTTAAAGGTGAAATttaggttataaaaaatggccttcagcgaatttaccataactttgttattttctaaccaattttggaACTTTTAAGACcattacagtgatacctccatgagtcgatgttccatgactcgatatcgactcatggaatcatactggaaacaaaatttcatggttactatgatggtcccttgaaacaggtttccaaaggattgctgttccatgactcgatatttccatgagtcgatagtcccttcaatatcgactcatggaggtttcactgtatctccaaaattaaatttatgaaaaatttgtagaacaccaagattttctgaaatcaaaactaattttagttgaaaatagttttttatcaaattttttccTCATTCTACTATAAAtttcatctttgtttgaccataatttCATAAACACTCAAacaattccaaatctttttacatgttttgaCTCAGAAAACATGatgtttcaatgaaaaaatcattttttttatattatatttgtattttcgtcggaaattgcatttttttctatgaaactcatgtttataaagcatcttgtttTTATTACGAGTTGaaaagtgcatatattttttaacaagtgcaaaaaaaattgttccatttttttttaattgttgcaAAATCCTTTTCAATGGTTTAACAAATGGGAAAAACCTGTTTCAGCATTAGAGATAATGTTTAattggcaaaaattaaaaaaaatggcttatttcgttcaataatcgcgttttttgcagtttttatggaatgacttggtcaaaacattttttcagagaaatgtgttgtatgaacagtttgtagacaactaaatttgcattaaaaaatgtaaaaagtttTGGAATCGATTAAGTATTTATGAAATTATGATCAATcaaagaagaaatttttggtaaaatgaggaaaaaattggagtaaactaattttgattgaaactagttttggtTCTAGACagatttgatgttctacagagtatttatatattttattttgaaggatgtgatgctaaaagtttcaaaattggttgcaAAATAAAGTTATGTTtgcttcactgaaggtcatttttataacttgaaggTAAACTTTCATTGAACTACctttaaatgttaatatttttggctcaaattttaaagtttctctTTTTGTGTGacttgaattcagaagagcacacgaattttcagttttgagagcttttgaaaaatgagtCGCACCCTACTCCACAAGTATTCCGCGATAGTTTTgatgttttgaaatatttcaactttttactataaaatacagtttttttttaaaccaaacCAACCCTAtctagaattttcaaaagtgcAAAAGTTGTCGAGTCTAGcgcacgacactgaagactagagatgggcgactcactcacgaatcattcaaaagagtcGACTCTCGAAAATGAGTGAACGAGTCACGgttcttttcaaaagagtcacGATTCACTAGCACCGCATATTTGGGAGGAGATTTACCAGGTACATCATTTTTGACTTGGATTTATGACAGTAAAATGCACCAGTCATGTGTAAATAATTTAACTAGTATTatgaaaaatgttgtaattaaaaaaactcttATATTTTTCGTTCCTCACGCGAGAAACATGATTGCAAAATGAGTCACTGAATCGATCAAAAGagtcgattcacttttgtgagtgagtcaCTTATGATTCGTTCCCATGATTGCAccattttgcccatctctactgaagacggccttacagttcaGATGGAAGAAGAACTGAAGacacagttgaggtcgaaatacacgcatctgtcaaaggatacaaactctagtggaattaaatggtatattaCAACCCTTTCGGTCTAACGGCATTTGGCCTGACAGCATTCGGTCTAACGACCAGCACCCGATGAAATCCTTGGACGAAATTTCTGAAGACgttcttgaaggaacttctgatggaatcattgaaggaacgcctgatgaaatcccaagaagaactcctggagaaacttctgatggaattgctagagaaactcctgatggaatccctagatgagttccaggtgcaatccctgaaggaactccagatgaaatctctggaggaattccagatggaattcttggaggagttcctgatggaatctctagggGACAATCTGATGAAATCTTGAGAAGAGCTCTGGTGTATGGATGGAACCCTAAAGAAACTCCTGAACGAATCCTTCgtggaattcatgaatgaatttttcaaagtactcCTGATGAAATGCCTGGATGAACTCGGGTGGTTCAATTACCCAAGAATAACTCCTGATCCCTAGAGGCACTACTGATGGAACTTGGAGGAAGTTTTGATGGAGtttttggtggaatctctggaggaattcctggtggaagcGTCACAATCACTTctgatggaaatttttgaagttcgcctgatggaatccttggcaCAATCTTTTTAGGAAaccctagagaaactcttgatgaaGAAAAAAGAATCCCTTGAGGAGGTACTCCGGgtggaatcccatgaggaatttcAGGTGCACATTCGGAagtaatttctaaaggaattcttacaggactTCCTTGTTAAATCTCTGGACAACAtcttgattaaatttctggagaaacgcCTGGTGGAATCAAAAAGGAGTTACCGATGAAATCCATtaaggaattttggaagaattccaagaTGATTATCTGCAGGAATTCCCGGTGAATCCTTGTAAGATTTCATGGTACAATCCCAGAATGCATTTCTTGTCGAACTTTCGATGGAATCACAGGTAAAACTGCTGATGGATTCTCTGAAGATAGTTCTggaaaaattgcttgaaaattatttaaaaatatctgGTGAATATGCTAAAGATAACgaaaaaagcaaaatttatgtaaaaaaaaacaagagcgCACATTTGCTGGACCACTATGGTATCGACGCTGCGGAATTTCATGCATTTTGACTTGCCACCCATCTGCATTGGCAGTTCGTCGAAGCTTCAATTCGACATGCTGACGTCGATGCTCGtacaacatccctacagacagtACGatcagttcatcaaacatttggctccgcccaccggtggtttgagcaaaatcaaacccGTTTGATTTTTGGCGgccgattcgtcaaccgtcaaatcggtttcacaaactgtcaaattggttcgtcaagcagcatcacacacggtcaaatctggcaccaacatgagcattaATCTgggttggtcaaaccgtctgagcatCTGTGGACTGCATAACGACAATAATACATGATGTAATCACGCCCAGACACTTTGATCAGCGGCCAGATATCATACCGGTTCATGAGGGCGTTTGACTAAAAATGATGGCATCGACTTAACACTTtaagattttcataaaactaGGACAGAACTTTCACAATACAACAACGGCTCTTAGCTTACCTAAACTAAAATGCCAACTTCAGGGTCATGtatagtcgagtctagtactcgatactgaagacggctttacagatgaggttgaaatacgcgtttCTGTCAGAAAATTGGAACAAAACGGTATAGTAATAAATTCGGCTTTGCTTTTCGGAAGTTTTCGGAGACACATAACAAAATTGATATAATTGCTTTATTCAACACTATCTATAATTATTCGTGCTAGATGCATACCGAAAAGTCATTAAATATTCATTTAACAATGCAGTATTCCGCATTGCTAACAACTATACAGTGGGACACAATGTCATCAGTCAGTAAATCAGTCCTAGTTGAGTCATGCCAGATATCACAAGCTTAAAATGCAAACCTTCAGAGATCAAGCAGGATGGACGCACATTTTTGGTCCGGAAAAGCCCAAATTCGTTCCAAATTATCCCCAGATGCGCAAATCACCAAAACCGAAACCAAAGGGATCAAAATGGTTCAGAATACCCTCCATTACGAAGGAACTCGCCGAGGAGTACTGTTCTCAAAGCAGCATCCACGGAATGAGCTACATCGGTTCACGGAGGAAATCTCTTCTGGAACGGCTCTGGTGGATTGCGGTATTTGTCCTCTCGATGTATGGTTGAGGTAAGCTGATTGAAAATGTCTACCAAAAGTGGAACAACAATCCAGTGATTGTGACCTTTGATGAACGACCACTCCCGGTGTGGGCACTGCCCTTTCCGGCTGTAACCATCTGTCCACAGGCGACGATACGCTCAAAGTTTATGAATTTTACTGAAGATTTCTTTCGGTTTGCAAACATTAGTGGACCCTGGGAACCGCTGGATCAAGATGGGTACATATTTCAGAATTGTTCCGTATAATAAGATTCTTCAAGTATTAACCTTTTTTCCAGAATCGATCGTTTAATGGCCGTGCTACAGATTTGTGACGAGTTCTTTCACGTCAAAAGCAAATATCTAAACATGTATCATCAAGTTTCACACGAGAACATTGTTCCAGTTTTGCAGAAATTATCTCCACTTGTCAATCAAACAATTCTCACGTGCAGAGTCAATGGCGTGCGGTGCAACGAGTTGTTCACCGAAACGATAACTGACGAAGGAATTTGCTTCACCTTCAATGGCTTCTCGTCGTACGACATGTTCAAGGATGGGGTTCTACATGACGAGTACCAATATCTGAACGAACCGAAAAACGTCACTAACTGGAGTATGGATGAAGGATACACAGTAGAGAACTCGCGTAAAGCATATCCCATTCGGGCACTTGGTTCGGGGTTTGCAGCTGGCTTGACTATGCGTTTGATGGCATTAGATAGCAACATAGAAGAACATTGTCGCGAGCAACAAGGATTCAAGGTTACGATTCACGCTCCAAACGAATACCCTCAGGTTTCGAAGAAGTTTTCCCTGGTGACTCATTCTCACGATGTGGCTCTGGCCGTGAGACCGATCATTATGCAAACATCCTTCGAGTTGAGAGATTACGATCCACAGCGGCGTAACTGCTACTTTCACTACGAGCGTCAACTGAAGTTCTTCGAAGTCTACACCCAGGCTAACTGTGAAGTAGAATGCGTCACCAACTATACATTGGAAGCGTGTGGATGCGTCAAGTTTTCTATGCCGCGGTCACCGGGAACCCGACTGTGTCAAACTTCGGAGATAATCTGTGTCATCAACGCGGAGTACAACATGCTGAAGCGCACGCTGGAGGAGAGTGGCGGTTCGGCGTGTGATTGTATTCCTTCGTGTATATCGATACAGTACGATGCAGAAATCACCCAGTCCAAGTGCGATTTCAAGAAGACTCTGGATCTACGGCTCGGACATGACAATCCAGCGATAAAGGAAGGCCTCAAGAGGTATAATATGGGTTGATTTTTGTAACCGGtatttgattttgtatttttccagTCGACAAATATCCAAACTGGCCATTTACTTCAAGGAAGTGCAGTTCATTACTTCGAAACGTAGTGAACTGTTCGGACTGACGGACTTCGTAGCGAATTGTGGCGGAATATTGGGACTTTGTTTGGGAGTGAGTCTTTTTAGCTTAATAGAACTGCTGTACTTCTGCTTGGCGCGTCCAATGCTTCTGGTTCGTGATTCATTCAACAAAAAACGGAACATCAAGGTGGTAGAGGAGGCCAACGTAAGGCGTTTCTGAGGAACTTTTCGAATCGTTCCTATTATATTATGCTCAAATGCTTCGATAACGATGCTACTTTGTtacaatttttatcattttagcTTTTTATTGCATTGCACAAAGCTAATGATCAAATatatgaaatgatttttggTTCTAGGAAttaaggttaaaaaaaaaccttcaattaTTCATTTCCTTTAAAATATATAGATCATGATTTCTGAAAAGAGATATTACCACGAGCCGAAacattattagtttttttttttcaattcagttTCAATTGTCAAAGACCAAACAAGTCTTCAATGCATGGGTATTGGCGTTTTTGTGAGTATTAACATATTCAAATTCTTCAGGTATACCATTACCTAACTGATATCAAATTTCCAATATACTATGACCAAGAAAGCAGATACTGATTAATGGGGTAACATACATGTTGTATCCGCGTAGAACGAGCGATCGAGTGCGGAGTATATAAAAGAACGTTCGGACTTCGTTCAAACACATTGTGGTTGCTGCTCACCATTCACCACGGGTTGAACAGGTGAGGATGACTGTTGGCTAGTGACTGAGGATGGCCTAGGCGATCAGTAGCAGTAACGCCTGATGAGACAGGATCAACAGGCAAACTCGAATCAATCCTTGGGAATCACTTGAAGTTCCTTTTCCATGGATGAGCTAAGGTTTGAGCCCATGCTGGCCATGTGATCGACCATGGTAGGTCTTAAGAATATTGATGTGTAGTAACCCGCGACTTATGTTAGCTACGCAATCAGTTCCTTAGCTACGCCATTAACCTTAGAAACCTAAGCTTGTTGTTAGAAATAAATATTCATTAGTCTTCCATCCTTCGAACCAGAAGCACCTATTTTATTCAAGCTCTGCTagaggttatgggcccagacgGTAACCGGAAGAAGATCtcaaaaattcaagatggcaccACCAACAGGAGCAAGTTCCGAATCTCAAGCTGGCGGCGAAAACGGCAGTCGACCCGAAGCAGGAAGCGTTCGAGTTACGACGGGGTCCGTGGCGATGCCGGCCATAGAGAAGTTGAAGGGACGCGAAAATTACTCCACCTGGGCATTCGCGATGCGGATGATATTGATTCGAGAGGGAAACTGGTGTGCCATCGAACCGGCGGAAGGTGAAGTTGTAGCTGCTGATGTCAAGATGCGTGCGCTGGCGACAATCTGTCTAAGTCTGGAGAGCTATAATTATTGCCTCGTCCAGGACGCGGTGGATGCAGCGGAAGCATGGAGGAAACTCGGTACAGCATTTCAAGACACCGGGTTGACACGGAAAATCGGCCTACTCCGGAAGTTGAGTAGCTCAAGCGTGGAGGAATACGTCAACGAGCTGATGAGCACCACCCACAAGCTTGCTTCGATTGGGTTCAAGGTGGACAACTCGTGGCTGGTGGCGTTGCTGCTGATGGGGCTACCAGAACATTACGAGCCCATGATTATGGGACTGGAGGCCTCCGGAGCAAATCTGATCTCGGATGCGGTGAAAGCGAAAATCCTTCAAGATGTGAAGTTCGAGAGGGGACCAACGAACAGCAACGATGAAGGTGCACTGTACACGCGAGGCATGAATTCGATCAAATTCAAGGGGCAAGCTAAGAAGAAACCCGAGAAGACGTGCTTCAACTGTGGCAAGCCAGGCCATTTTGCGTCGAAATGTCCGGACAAGTTGGTCAGCAAGACGAAATCGAAGTCGAGCGGGCTATGCAGTATTTTTGCGATCGGCGATGTTCAAGCAGACGCCTGGTACTTTGATTCAGGAGCGTTGTGTCACATGGCCAGACCGAACCTGGCTTTCATGAACGAAACAGCACTGCAGCACGCGGTGGGCACCGCGAACAATGGCAGCATGGAGGCCATGTCTAGAGGAACGGTTGCGTTGCAGATTCCGGATGGCACGATCGATGTTCACGGAGCTAAAAATTCCCAATTTGGCAACTAACCTGTTGTCGGTAAGTTCGATCTGCAAGAGAGGCCATACCATGAAATTCACTGCGGAGAAATGTGAAGTGCTGAATGAGGACGGTGAGCTGGTCGTTTCCGGCAAGGAAGAAGGCGGCCTGTACCGTTTGAATCAGTCGGAGCGAACGTTTCTGGCGAATGGAGTTCAGTTGTGGCATCGGTGTGTTTGGAAGGGAAACAATCACGAAGACCATTTCCCAAGAGCAAAACCAGCGCATCAGAACTGCTAGAGCTGGTGCATTCCGATCTCTGCGGACCAGTGGAGATTCCTGCCATGGGTGGCAGTCGATATTTTGTGATGTTTCTCGATGACGCAAGCAAGAGAGTGGCCGTTACTTCCTGAAGGCAAAAAGTGAAGCCCTGGCGGCGTTCAAGTTGTTTCGAGCGGAGGCGGAGCGGCAAACAGGTAAAAAGCTAAAAATCCTCAGGACAGACAATGGGCGTGAGTACATGAATAACGAATTCCGGAAGACACTGGAGAAAGATGGCATCCGTCATCAGAGGTCGTGTCCATACACTCTTGAACAGAACGGCACGACAGAGAGGATAAATAGAACCTTTGTGGAGAAGGCTAGATGTCTGCTGAACGATGCGCGCATGCAGAAAGAATTCTGAGCGGAGGCAATTTCGACGGCAGCATACCTGGTGAACCGATCATCGGCCAGGTCCATTGGGAACAAGACACCGGAAGAACTGTGGACTGGCAAGAGGCCCGATTTGCGGCACCTGAAGGTTTTCGGTACGAGTGTGATGGTCCATGTTCCCAAGGTAAAGCGTAGGAAGTTCGATCCGAAGGCGGTGAAGGGCGTTTTCGTAGGCTATTGCGAGGACACGAAGGGTTTCCGGGTTAACTCCCGGAGAGCCACAAGTTCGAGATCAGTCTTGACGTGGAAGCGGTTAACGAGGACGGGCAAGTTCTCCGAACCGAGAGTCCTCAAGAGGTTCGACCGGTGCAATTCATGGAGCTGTTAACTGAAGAGACCATTGTGCCCGTTGAATGTCCAGATATGAACGCCAACAATTCCGATGATGAGGAGGAAGGTGCAGCAATCAACAACACGCTGGAGACGTCTGGCGATGATTTTGAAGACGCCTGCAGCGACCACGCGCTCCCGCCGCAACAATTAAGACCAGTTGAAGAAAGTCAACAAAGGTTGAGGCGCAGCGGTCGGGAGCGCATTTGTCTAGGCAAGTATGATGATTTTGTAACTTACGGTACGTTTTCTGGTGAAGTTATTCCCCCCCAGCCGTCTGCTCCATCGATGCTTGCGGAGGACGTTCTACAGAGCTACGACGAGGTCATGCGGCGACCTGATCGTGATTGCTGGATCGCGGCGATGAAGCAAGAGATGGCGTCATTGAGCGAAAACCAGACCTGGACGTTATCGAATCTGCCAGAGGGACGCAAAGCCATCCGAAACAAGTGGGTTTTTGCTATCAAGCGAGGACCTGATGGAAGCCTGGAGCGATATAAAGCACGGCTTGTCGTGAAAGGGTGTTCTCA
It contains:
- the LOC5563696 gene encoding pickpocket protein 28, whose protein sequence is MVQNTLHYEGTRRGVLFSKQHPRNELHRFTEEISSGTALVDCGICPLDVWLRIDRLMAVLQICDEFFHVKSKYLNMYHQVSHENIVPVLQKLSPLVNQTILTCRVNGVRCNELFTETITDEGICFTFNGFSSYDMFKDGVLHDEYQYLNEPKNVTNWSMDEGYTVENSRKAYPIRALGSGFAAGLTMRLMALDSNIEEHCREQQGFKVTIHAPNEYPQVSKKFSLVTHSHDVALAVRPIIMQTSFELRDYDPQRRNCYFHYERQLKFFEVYTQANCEVECVTNYTLEACGCVKFSMPRSPGTRLCQTSEIICVINAEYNMLKRTLEESGGSACDCIPSCISIQYDAEITQSKCDFKKTLDLRLGHDNPAIKEGLKSRQISKLAIYFKEVQFITSKRSELFGLTDFVANCGGILGLCLGVSLFSLIELLYFCLARPMLLVRDSFNKKRNIKVVEEANVRRF